The following coding sequences are from one Bufo bufo chromosome 2, aBufBuf1.1, whole genome shotgun sequence window:
- the PHAX gene encoding phosphorylated adapter RNA export protein — MALESSRGTMEGADLEDGELSGSDTDMKVSRPADRAPVQKFNVVNHDKGYRSDPSLPASVPYRNFENVDSSDDSASDSDEDDGSPWKRKRQKTSNPPANVSRPTQFVFPNQKKPAKNNIWGAVLQEQSQEAVANDLGIMDMDGLIDMSRQSETYNYVLAKKIMAKAGNEEKLGLDKELEDYMNEDREHLKRKRPMKERLGEKVDMDYKGRYEITEADPQDKVTDEIAYRLHEPKKNLIERVVKTIGTKKAIELLIQTAEVEQNGGLLVLNGTRRRTPGGVYLTLLKSTPSITSDQIKEIFYVENQKEYESKKAANKRRHHLLGKKMKEAIKGLNFQEHDDTSRETFASDTNEALASLDDETTEMKAETEDAFEIDNSHDLETF; from the exons aaaTTTAATGTTGTCAACCATGATAAAGGCTACAGGAGTGACCCGTCGCTTCCAGCCAGCGTGCCCTATAGGAATTTCGAGAACGTTGACTCTAGTGATGATAGTGCAAGTGACTCTGATGAGGATGATGGTTCTCCATGGAAACGGAAACGGCAGAAGACCTCCAACCCTCCCGCTAATGTTTCCAGACCGACCCAGTTTGTGTTCCCTAATCAGAAGAAGCCAGCGAAGAATAACATCTGGGGGGCAGTGCTCCAGGAGCAATCTCAAGAGGCAGTAGCCAATGATCTGGGGATCATGGATATGGATGGCCTCATCGATATGAGCAGGCAGTCCGAAACGTATAATTATGTTCTGGCCAAAAAAATCATGGCAAAGGCGGGCAATGAGGAAAAGTTGGGCTTGGACAAAGAACTCGAAGATTATATGAACGAAGATAGGGAGCACTTGAAGAGGAAGCGACCCATGAAGGAGAGATTAGGTGAAAAGGTAGACATGGACTACAAGGGTCGATATGAAATAACTGAGGCCGATCCACAAGACAAAGTTACTGATGAAATTGCATACAG ACTCCATGAGCCCAAGAAAAATCTGATTGAGCGAGTTGTGAAAACTATTGGCACAAAGAAGGCAATCGAGCTCCTTATTCAAACAGCAGAGGTGGAACAAAATGGAGGACTTCTTGTGTTG AATGGTACCAGGAGGAGAACTCCCGGCGGGGTTTATCTAACTCTTCTGAAAAGCACGCCAAGTATTACATCTGATCAAATAAAG GAAATATTTTATGTGGAAAACCAGAAGGAATATGAGAGTAAAAAGGCTGCAAATAAGAGAAGACATCACCTACTTGGGAAGAAGATGAAAGAAGCCATCAAAGGTCTGAATTTTCAAGAACACGACGATACGTCTAGAGAAACCTTTGCTAGTGACACGAATGAAGCGCTGGCATCCTTAGATGATGAAACCACAGAAATGAAGGCCGAAACTGAAGATGCCTTTGAGATTGACAATTCCCATGACCTGGAAACCTTTTAA